From Calditrichota bacterium, a single genomic window includes:
- the ybeY gene encoding rRNA maturation RNase YbeY produces MSERVNAGRRTGHGGVFVEFEEAETDPHLALALTSAMKLAIGGEGRRIGGLTVILTGDAVLQELNRQYLELDEVTDVLAFDVGDEGSETVEGDVYISVLQAGTQAAVRGEAVNVEIVRLAVHGVLHLCGWDHDDEGSLAEMVEHGEGYVQELISRGLLGR; encoded by the coding sequence ATGAGCGAGCGGGTGAACGCCGGTCGCCGCACCGGGCACGGAGGCGTCTTTGTAGAGTTTGAGGAGGCTGAGACCGACCCACACCTCGCACTGGCTTTGACATCGGCAATGAAACTTGCTATTGGTGGTGAAGGGCGTCGAATTGGCGGGTTAACCGTGATCCTGACGGGCGATGCCGTTTTGCAGGAGTTGAATCGTCAGTATCTGGAACTGGACGAAGTGACGGACGTCCTGGCATTCGATGTGGGCGACGAGGGATCTGAGACAGTGGAAGGGGATGTCTATATTAGCGTTCTCCAGGCGGGGACTCAGGCAGCGGTTCGGGGGGAAGCGGTGAACGTTGAAATCGTGCGGCTGGCGGTTCACGGGGTGCTGCATCTCTGCGGTTGGGATCATGACGATGAAGGGAGCCTTGCCGAAATGGTGGAACATGGCGAAGGCTACGTTCAGGAACTAATTTCGCGAGGTCTGCTTGGACGTTGA
- a CDS encoding glycosyltransferase family 9 protein — protein sequence MLDYLKFAMQRMILGRAVRKRGAQLDAEGDIELRRLWDRVHRIAVTWPGQGVDATSATLVLNRLRERFPEALVTVLALPGIGAAPPPELSADVWPMEKRLLNWLGLPDQRLRSRLMEMGFDTVIDLSPGYDAISAYYCLLTGARLRIGFAGQKSDRAFNYQVAPTGERAGAERYRVLAKYIG from the coding sequence ATGCTTGACTATCTGAAGTTCGCTATGCAGAGAATGATCCTCGGTCGAGCAGTTCGTAAGCGGGGAGCGCAACTCGATGCCGAAGGCGATATCGAACTGCGACGCCTCTGGGATCGGGTGCACCGGATCGCCGTTACCTGGCCCGGTCAAGGCGTCGATGCGACCTCGGCGACGTTGGTTTTAAATCGCTTGCGGGAGCGCTTTCCAGAAGCGCTGGTCACGGTTTTGGCGCTGCCCGGTATCGGTGCCGCGCCGCCGCCGGAACTTAGCGCTGATGTCTGGCCGATGGAAAAGCGATTGCTCAATTGGCTCGGCCTGCCGGATCAGCGGCTAAGGTCACGACTAATGGAAATGGGGTTCGATACGGTGATAGATCTCTCGCCCGGATATGATGCCATCAGCGCCTACTATTGCCTGTTGACAGGAGCACGCCTGCGAATCGGATTCGCCGGACAGAAGTCGGATCGGGCGTTCAACTATCAGGTAGCGCCAACTGGCGAGCGAGCAGGCGCGGAGCGCTATCGGGTGCTGGCGAAGTATATCGGCTGA
- a CDS encoding HlyC/CorC family transporter, translating to MDVETILRLVVVLLLLVLSAFISSAESAYFSLGRSRLERLRASDDPRGRLVGRLMSRPRELLAAILTVNTLVNTAAAALAALVAIEWAEAADWDIALAVGIEVVAITSAILFFGELIPKLQALRDPEKWALGSARILQAVKWLASPVSVPLALLAGGLARLFGIRPQQTFTLSEEEIRALFHVGEKHGVLEEEEREMIHSIFEFGDTIAREVMVPRIDVVAVEKEISLPDLIATIQKFGHSRIPVFDGRIDNIIGVIHAKDLLPALREPESFEALKVIRPPFFIPEEKKIDDLLREFQSSKVHMAIVVDEYGGTAGVVTLEDIIEEIVGEIQDEYDREQPLVTRMDETTLIASGRVPIYDLNEHLDSLTIEESEAYDTLGGFVYSQLGRLPRRGDRFEFESLRFTVEELVGKRIVRVRIEKMEDVFGNA from the coding sequence TTGGACGTTGAGACGATATTAAGGCTGGTGGTGGTGTTGTTGTTGTTGGTCTTATCGGCGTTTATCTCAAGCGCTGAGTCGGCTTACTTTTCGCTGGGCCGGAGCCGGCTCGAGCGGTTGCGGGCTTCCGATGATCCTCGAGGGAGGCTGGTAGGACGCCTGATGAGCCGTCCACGGGAGTTGTTGGCTGCGATCTTGACGGTGAATACATTGGTGAACACGGCAGCGGCGGCGTTGGCAGCGCTTGTGGCAATCGAATGGGCTGAGGCTGCAGACTGGGACATTGCGCTCGCGGTTGGCATCGAAGTCGTGGCGATCACTTCGGCGATTCTCTTTTTTGGGGAGTTGATCCCTAAACTGCAAGCCTTGCGCGATCCCGAAAAGTGGGCGCTTGGAAGCGCGCGAATTTTGCAGGCGGTCAAATGGCTGGCTTCGCCGGTGTCGGTACCGCTGGCGCTCCTGGCCGGTGGGCTGGCACGCCTCTTTGGGATTCGTCCACAGCAGACGTTCACCTTATCGGAAGAGGAGATTCGGGCTCTCTTCCATGTTGGCGAGAAGCACGGCGTCCTCGAAGAAGAAGAGCGGGAGATGATCCACTCCATCTTCGAATTCGGGGACACGATTGCACGGGAAGTGATGGTCCCGCGAATCGACGTAGTCGCCGTCGAAAAGGAGATTTCCCTTCCCGATTTAATCGCTACGATTCAGAAGTTTGGGCACTCCCGGATCCCGGTCTTCGATGGACGGATAGACAACATCATCGGGGTAATTCACGCCAAGGACTTATTGCCGGCGCTGCGGGAGCCGGAGTCGTTCGAAGCCTTGAAGGTCATCCGCCCTCCTTTCTTTATCCCCGAAGAAAAGAAGATCGACGATCTGCTGAGAGAGTTCCAATCGTCCAAGGTACACATGGCTATCGTCGTGGATGAATATGGCGGAACCGCCGGTGTCGTGACCCTCGAAGATATCATCGAAGAGATCGTCGGTGAGATTCAAGATGAATACGACCGTGAGCAACCGCTCGTCACCCGAATGGATGAGACGACCCTGATCGCCAGCGGTCGGGTGCCAATTTACGATCTCAATGAGCATCTCGACTCACTTACCATTGAGGAGTCGGAGGCTTACGACACGCTTGGCGGATTCGTCTATAGTCAACTGGGAAGGCTTCCCCGGCGCGGCGACCGGTTCGAGTTCGAGTCGCTGCGCTTTACTGTGGAGGAGTTGGTCGGGAAGCGGATCGTTCGTGTCCGGATCGAGAAGATGGAAGACGTCTTCGGCAATGCTTGA